Part of the Bos indicus isolate NIAB-ARS_2022 breed Sahiwal x Tharparkar chromosome 6, NIAB-ARS_B.indTharparkar_mat_pri_1.0, whole genome shotgun sequence genome is shown below.
AATTTTCTATACAGTTCCATTTAGCAGTTTTTTTGTGCAAGAGTTAGCAATTCATGGCACAAGGGTCACTTTTTGCTTTTCCTGCAGAGTTGATGACACTCATTAAGCATCGCCCAAATTCCTCAAGTATCATCCGTTCAGCAGCTGCCTTTGATTTTCCCTTCTTGTCTGCCTGCTCCGCCTGGGCAAGAAGGCAATTACACGTGGCTTCAGCTACTTCTTTAGTGACAAACGTAAATGGCAACCTGCAATGAtttttgagaaagagagagatgatgGTGGTGTTGAATATCGGCAGAAGTGGCTGACATTCACCTGGACAACTTGTCTACATTTTCATGATTCAGCTGGCACAGTGAACATCACAGTTCGTGCCATGAACACAAGCACATCCCAAAGAacgtcacatttttaaaatataacacttGATATAAAATACGTTGACCTAGACAAGATTACCTGGTTAACTGAATGATGTAATTCTATATGTTGACGGGCTACTGCTATAACAGAAGTCCTCCTGATTCAGGAATGTAAGCTCTGAGTGCAGTTTTAGTTTTACTTACTCTTGTTTCTGCACTTCTGAGAGCAGTGCCTGACACAAAAAGACACTCCACGGATATCTGCTCAATGAATGAAATGTGTAATGTTGGAAACTGAAAGCACTGTCATTTCCTGGacaacacagaaaataaagcacTTTCCTATAGGCCCTTATAGTGTTTTTGTAAAAAAACCACACCAAAAGTTTCCATTATTCCATAACGAAAACAAAACAATGGGGACACAGATGCTGTTCTGTACAGAAAGTTTCAGTCATAAAGACCTAAATTACTGAGTAGTAACTCAGAGGAATCCATCCCGAGGCTAGCTATGTGGAACCAAGTCTTAAAGCCTAAGAGACTAAAATCAGGTAACCTGCTCTAACCACTAAACAACCTGTAAGCGAGCAGTCACTGATCAAAGGGCCCACCAAATGAATGAAGTCAGAAATGAAGCCCCACTAGGACAAGACAGGGTAACAGGATTTCAGCTGCTACACACTTGCATGgaaatttttttagtataaaacattaaaatataaaaacttcaaattttaaattagaaaatataatcttaaaatattaaagttaatattataataatattgtaCAAGTAATCATGTATAATAGTAGCATTCATTATATAGTATTTGGAAACTATGGAgagtaaatggaaagaaaaaaattcaaatttttgccACTCAAAGACAAAAGCCTATTAACATGCTAGCAGGGCTTTTTTAATACAGTTCGTCTTATacttggtgtttttttcttttggctgtgctgcatgggatctccgttccctgaccagggattgaacccttaccCCCTAtattggaagcatgaagtcataaccactggactactgggGAAGTCTCTATACTTAAGTTTTGATTATAGTGTATAATTTTGTGTTCTTTCACACTTCATAATAACAAACACTTTTCAGAGTTGAAAAATTACTTGTAAATGTTTTAGCGTAACATTATCTTTCATCTCCACATAGATattagattgggcttccctggtggctcagtggtaaagaatctgcctgccatgcaggagactgggttcaatcctgggttgggaagatcccctggagaagagaaaggctacccactctagtattcttgcccggagaatcccatggacagaggagcctggtggcctgccgccCATGGAGTACACAGAGTtggcacgactgagcggctaacaggCAATTAGATTTAATCATCTGAAGGTATACTGGGACCAGAAAGGACCCCCTGTGGCTCCTCTCATGAAGGTGTCTGCCCGTTTCTCCTTCAGTCAGTCCCAGAACCTCTTGCTGATTATAGGCCAGTAATAAGAGTTCTCTagaattaatatccaaaatgttttGTACAAAAGCCTTACTTTTATAAGTTTTATAAATTGGATCTTATTTCAGCTTaggcattttaaataaaataccatttGCAAGGCTCATTCCATTTAGTAATTCCTCAAATTAACCTCTTACAGACTCATACAAATTCAAGTCAGAAGATTGTtgcactgctactgctgctaagtcacttcagtcgtgtccgactctgtgcaaccccatagacagcagccagaaggctcctctgtccctgggattctccaggcaagaatactggagtaggttgccatttcctgctccaatgcatgaaactgaaaagtgaaagtgaaaaatgaagtgaagtcgctcagccgtgtccgactcttcgcaaccccatggactgcagcctaccaggcccctccgtccatgggattttccaggcaagagtactggagtggggtgccatgtccttctccagactGTTGCACTGGGCCCTGCCAAACTTTCCTTGACTCCTCACGGCCACATGAAAAGGGTGATGgtaaagataagaaaactgaggtgaggctcagagagatgaagtgcCTGTCAAAGTCACAAATCACGAGCGCACCGGTAACTCTAAAACTCAGGTCGGCCCGACTGTAAGGCTCCAGCTTTCCTGCTCCAGAGCTCGGCAGTCTAGGAAAAGAAGCTTCAACAATACAGTATGTGAGGGGCTCCAATGAGGTGGGCAAAGTGCCAGGGGGGCACGGGAAAGGCAAGAGAAGGTAAGAATGGGAAGAAAGATGGAAACCAGTAAGAGatacaaaaattttgtttttcttcagagtTTGTCAAATTACATAATTACCTCATCTTAGTAGGAAGAAATCCAATTAATAAGCCCAGTGACCTAAAACTTTACTGAGCATTTTACAACTATATATGACAGtgatttttctgttacttttataTTCCTTCACAAGTAATTAATggtagaaaacagaaaagtcagGTTTGCAAGAACCAAAAATATGAGCCCAATTCTGCCCCCCAAGAGAAATTTTATCAGAAATGAATATATCATACCataaaaagctattaaaatgtCAACTTACTTTCCTCCTCCGCTATTCAAAGCTGGTGCTGGCCTGGTCAGCAAGTCTGAAATTTGAGAGGATAACTTGGTCTTCGCTGCTGTTTGCTGCTGCACCCTTACTTCAGCTGCATCTGCCAAGTGCATCAGTGTCTTTCTTTCTGGGCTTTCTTCAAAATTCTTACAGCCAATACACTTGCATATTGAGGAACACATTATTTTTGCCTAAAAGATTTACAAAAGAAAAGCTTCCAAATCAAAACCCAAAGATAATGAGAACCaactgtccagcacagggaactctactcagtgctctgtggtggcaAAGGGCGGGGGTACATGTATACGTATTACAGCTCATtccactttgctgtactgtaGAAAcgaacacaaccttgtaaagcaactgaacgccaataaaaacaaacaaaacaaaaaccacaggaCATAACCACAGTAGATTCCGTGACCAAGTCAACAGATAGAGTTAGCTGGTCAACTGACGGAAGATAAAATGGAAACACCTCTTGCTAGCAACACCCAGCGGGCCAGCGCTGCATGTAGACGGGTCCAGTATTGTTGGCCGTTCTGAGTGGCTATCCTATGCTGGCTTGAGGCCTTCCATACCAAGTTTCCCCTCACTATATAGATTTTCCTCCTGACATGAATAACGTATATTCATTCTAAAAAATATGAGTGATacattacaatattaaaaaataaagataatccaTAATATAGCCACCTCAATCAAATCACCATGAACACGTTGGTGACCTCCCActtatgcaaacacacacacacagagtatcaCATTAAAGGGATTTCACAGATGCTGTTTTTATTATGAATACCTCTCCCACCCTACATTCCCCTCTGGATGCCCCAAACCCTTCAGTAGTTCAGTAGTCTTATCCAGCAACTACATGTTCCTCCGTAACTACTTTTATGCTCACAAGGCAAACCTCCTAATAGAATTTCGTTTTCTACAGAGTTCTTCAACAGGGTACTAGTGGCATTTGGGGCAGGATAAGACTACACTCTCAGGATTGCACCCTGGAATGCAGGTTATTTTGTTATCCACATATTTTCCCAAAAAATTTCTGGGGGAGAAACTGTGTAGTAAGACCCCTCAGTGAAGAACCACTACTACAGAGTTTTCAATCCACTTCgatgttatttttattgaaaatccATAAACTGGTACTATGGTTTGCATACTTCCAGGTACAAGAAGTTATGAGCTTATAAAGCTGCCAATGAGACCCCAAACTGTAATGACAAAATGAAGGTACTGTTCCTCTGAAGTCCTGCTTGGGAAGCTAGAAGGCAGGTCTTCCTCAAATTAAGGCTGACTTTTCCAATGCAGTATTTTCCAACTGCAAAAGCAAAGTAATTTCCCAATttacaaataaactttttttttttggctgtgctgtgaggcatgcgggatcctagttccccgaccaggattcgaacctgcatcccctgcagtggaagcacagagtcttaaccactggatcgccaggttAAGTCCCACAGTAAATTTTTTTGTATGCCCTTTCtaaagttattttcaaaagatGGTTAGATCATTTTTCCCAACCCATCTCACCTCATAGCATTCACAGTAGTTCTTAAGACATCCTGATCGTTTGCAGTTACATCCTTTGCTGTGACGTCGATCAgattctccctccttccctttccctatCTTAGGCTTAAAAGCTTCTGGATTTCTGTCAAGGCATGCCTATCAAAACAGATCAAATATCAAGCCATGTTAAATCACAGCAGATTAAACTTCAACTCTGCAAAGGGAATTAACTTCCTTTGTAAAATACTTGAGCTCAACAAAAAACAGGTGAAACGGGAAACTTGtcagataaaagaaataaaaaataatcacctttattgctttttgcctttcattttcatGTTCCAAGTTATTATAACAATTAGTACAATTGCAGTTGTTGCAAAATTCACCATTTGCAAAGCAATCACAATATCTGGAATATAAAAATTAGCATAAGTCACATAAAAAGTCATTGTTTAAAGAAACACAAAGCTAGAAATTATCTTATTTAGTAACACTATACATGCAGTAAAGCATTTTAGAAATGTACTCTGAGCCACTTACTTACAGAGTTGACAACATACACTGATTGTCAACTACAAGACAGGGCTCAAAGGTAAAGCCCCCGACCTCTACAATTTTGGTTTATAGACTTAGTTCTAGTAGTAACAGCTGTCAACACAAGAGCTATGTGACTTTATGCACTCAAAAGTAAGTTATTTCAAaatcacaaaaaggaaaaacatgggCTAAATTCTATTAGTGGAACCTGCTCACTTGAACTACTGTCATGTTTCTTTGGATTCTAAACCCTCATAAGACCACTGCATTTTATTTAACTGTTTCATGTCCAATCTCTTAGTTCAGTACTAACAAGCAAATTAATCAGCAATTTAAAAGACTACTCAAGAGTACCATCTCACTTAGGAGACCAAACACAAAGGTCCTAGTAAGTTCAAACTGACTAGTAAGGACAGAGACCACGTCTGTCTCATGCTGCTGTACCTCCCCTGTGGCAGAGACCCTAAAACTGCTGCTCTCTTGCCAACTCAGAGTGTCTGTACACTATCGTACGTGTTCCAGCATTCACTTGTCTGTTTACTTAGGACTTACGAAATCGGTCTGTTAAGAATTTTGTTagctccatttattttttaaagcattttcagttgtatcaaatgaggaaacagtagcAAAAAGACTTACAATTTCAAACACAGCGATTTCGTACAATTACAAGGCTTTCTGGGCCGACTAGCAGACTCTGATGGGATTATGCtatagagacacacacaaaaatacacattttaattaaTCGAAGGTAactatgtaaaattataaaagtgtCTAACCTGTAAATTCCtcctaaaataaagttttaacaaATATATCCACCTCTAATAAAAGTTTGCTATGTTGTTCCATATACATTAAATTCAAAAAGCAAGTAGTAATGTGAAAAGAAAGGTAAAACCAAGATATGGactaaaacagaaaaggaagttaTCAACAGTTTCTAAAGAACAATCCACAAAAAGTACTCTCTTCTAAGAGAACTAAAGTTGAAATCTCCTAAACTCTTTTGAGATTCAATTATAAAATGTAGTAAGTAGAAAAGGGTGTGTGAGGTTGGAGTtcaggaggggagagaaggggaagatTGGTTCCATGTAACTTAAGCTTCTCAACCAATATTATAAAGACAGCaattaatggattaaaaaaaaaaaaaaaacctgccaaagCAAGGCtctaaacaataatttaaaaactaggtAATATCATTTTTAAGACATATTCAGGAGGAGATAGAGAAAatagacagaaaataacaaaacaccTGCGCTGAATTGGTGACTGGGAGTAAAAGATAATTTGGGAGTTCTCTGACTATTCCTGCAACTTTTCTGTTTAaagtattacaaaataaaaagtactgcAGGGGCATGCTCACATGGCTTTgaggggagaaaaatcaaatacatgtattttgaaatatgtatGGCTATTTCACGCAGCATTTAACCTGATGCAACAACTTAAAACATATTCAAATAACTCACTCACCCATTGAACGGAAGCCTTGCCTGGGTCTGGATACCAGGTGTTCCTGTCAAGTTGGAGTTGCTTGCTATAGACACATAGGAAGACTGCTGGAGCTACATATAAAGAAAGGTAATTTCAGACCCTGTTTACAAAAATGGACAATATTCCTAAATATAATGATGGGGAAGAAGCACAAAATCACCTCTTAAAATAGGAATAACAGAATGGAAAATTTCATACAAAAATACTTACTACCTCATGGAGCTCTTTTAAAGACCCAAAACTAATACCAGAGGTAAAAAacaatatgaacattttaaagtaCTACAGGGCACAAATGGGAGAAATTCTTTCACAGAGGAATAATCGtatcaaaattagaaaattctcaGTGAATGTCCTGAAAATACTATAGTAACATGTATCGGCAAGAAAAATGCAATGTGTCTACTTGCAAATAAACTGGGGTCATTTATCACAAGTTACAGAAATGAGAAGTTATATGCATAATAATTAAGTTTCTATTTCATACTCATTCTAAGAAAAGAGATGCTAATGATAAAAATACTGAACACTAATTTTTTCAACCAGTACCCAGATATTATACTCCAAAGTACATTTCTTTAAAGTACACAGAAAAATCTGCCTCTCTCTCTTATAATCTGAGTACATCAAAACTGAACAACAGCTTAGAAAAGTAAGCTGTTTACTTTAGAAGAGTAAAAGTGTTAACTGCtgtgttatgtctgactctttgtgaccctatggactgtagcccaccaggttcctccgtccatggaattctccaggcaagaatactggactgggttgccactcacttctccagaggatcctcctaacccagggatagaacctgagtctcctcaactgcaggcaggttctttaccatctgagataccagggatTGATTCTTACACGAGAAGGAAAACTTCTATCTGCTTCCTAGAAAGCAGCAGTCCTAATGAAAGCCAGCTGACTAGACAATGTGGCTCTGATGCCAAAGATAACCAGACGTCATCTACAGCTGTCACCTAAAGAGGACCAGGTCTGGACAGACAGCTACCAGATACGTCACCTGGAGACACATCTCACAGTTTACTTTCTAAGAACAAGTCAGTGGCATCTTATTCATTACAGTCACAGCCCTTTCTAAACTCACTGGGACGGCTCATCTTGACTCAACCTACTTTCTCTTGTATCTACATGATCTCGCCCTCCCACCAAACTGTTCTCAGCTCCAAACTTGTATACAAATCAGGAGCTTGTATACCAGACTTGTGTTGTACATATCTAAATGctaaagatatataaaaataaacttggaaATTTTTATTAACATGTCAAGGTTTTGGGAAGAGTCTTCAACACTGAGTTACATGTTTTTGAGTAGTTTTAGAATGTGACAATGCTAGACATCTTAGACCTGATTAACCTTTCCaaggagacttcccaggtggcacaggggtaaagaacctgcctgccaatgcaggagatgtgggttcaatccctgggttgagaagatcccgtgtagtaggaaatgacaatccactccagtattctcacctggagaatcccatggacagggaagcctggagggctacagtccatggggtcgcaaatagtcgactgagcacacatgcacacataagcTTTTTGAAATGCAGTGACTGGATTTTCTGCCCATACCTGAGTCACGTACTGAGCAGGAAGCACTGCGTAGCCCACATTCCCTGTTCCTGGAGCTGGtgccagcacagtgcctggtggcAGGTTCGTGAGGTTTGGCTGGATTTGTGGCAGTGGGGTGGCAGGCATGATGAGCCGCTGCTGTGGCTGGCTGGTGGTGACTATCTGAGAAGTTGGATTGATCGGTTTTGGAACAACCTACAAAGAAAGGCAGTGTATCAGgaaccacaaaaataaatttcatagcTTCTCAATTCAGTTGAAATCTCTTAGACTTAGGGGATTAAAAGGTCCAAACCATTATACAGAAATAAGCTACAAgggtatattgtacaacacagggaatataccCAACATTTTATAGTAACTAGAAATGGAGTATACTATTacaaactgtgaatcactatactgtatacctgttaacatataatattgtatatcaactctgctttaataaaaatacataaataaatcttttcttaACTTTCAATTCTAGAGGTAACCTTCTGTTTGGGAGAGACTGAGAGAAGTGGCGTGACACTCACTTGTTTGACTGTCTGCGCTGAGACGAGTGGGACGGACATCCGCACTGGGGTGGTGTTAACAACAACTGGTTTAGCTTTGtaaaaaggagggaggaaaaggacagtttatttacagaaaatagttgtttaaaacatttaagaCACTTAGTTCCTTCAGAATATCCTCATGAAAAAGCTTAAATAATTCCACTggtttcctatttggaagaaTCTTTAACCAAGAgagttattttcaaaattctttaacCCATGTACTGGGGAACTTACATCTAAGATAGCTCTAGTCTGCCTGCTTTATGAGGGATTGTCTGTCGTTTAagatattctgaaaatatttcagcCTGTATTCAGAGGCTATGTAGATTCACTACTAAATCCAGTCAGATGAAATGATGCATAAATTAAAAACTGCCATTCGGGAGCGTGGGTTACCATGCTGTTCTATCTATTTCTATCTCTGTGTTTATATTCAAGCCAGAGAAAATATCATTCTTGTACAATTCATTATTTACAGAGTACTACTAAAAGGCAGTATAGCAGGAAGGTTAATAATATCATCCCCTTAGttcaactacacttcagtaaaaaaataatttaaaaaagtgaaCACAGTCTCCTAAGTCATAAGTCAAGATTGGGGGGTTCAAACCCCAATCCTGCTGCTTTCTCACTACTTAAGTTCTCTTTCCTGTATCCTTGCCTGCAGTGTAGGGTAGTATCTCCTTTACAGGGTAAGAGGATTAAATATGTTAATTCATGAAAATTTATTAGAACAGTGCTCAACAAACATCAAGTGCTCAATACATGTTAGTAGCCATTATTGTTACTGGTGTCGTTAAAACCCTTGTTACTACACAAATGTCATTGTGGACAGTGTTCCAGGGAAACTACAGTACAAGACACTTGCTCAAAGAGATTATTACATTCAAGCAGAACAGATTAGACAAGtactcaaataaaataaaaattaattttaaaaaagagacagcaCCATGGGAGTCCAGAGGAGACGGAACATACATATGCCTGGCAGGGGATGGGAACAGGAGGAGCTGCATCCTATGAAGGACAGAGCCTGAGATGGGTCCTGACCGTCGGCCAGGCTGCAGGGAGGGCACACAGACTGGAGGACGGAGGCTGAGATGGGTCCTGACCAATGGCCAGGCTGTAAGGAGGGCATGCAGACTGGAGGACGGAACCTGAGATGGGTCCTGACCGAAGGCCAGGCTGCAGGGCGGGCACGAAGACTGGAGGAGGGAGGTCACCGCAGAGGCAGAGCCTGACAAGTGGGGAGCCTGATGCTGGAAAGCTTCACATTTGAAGCTTCTCTTCACAAAATGCTTGGAAACAGACAAGTCTGGCTGGGACTGGGGGTTAAaagtaggttgctgctgctgctgctaagtcgcttcagttatgtcagactctgtgcaacccccgagatggcagcccaccaggctcccctgtccctgggactctccaggcaagaacactggagtgggttgccatttccttctaaaagtAGTCTAgtgctggcaaaaaaaaaaaaaggcacctgACTCTGGCTGTTTTGTTGAAGGTTTTGAATGTCAGGGCACAGATCTATATACgtcatctgtatttttaattcagTAGGCAATCAGAAGTTTCTGAGCATTGTGATGTAAAGAAACACTACTGGAAGAGCACAAAGGGAAGCTGTTCATGGCAGCAGCATGTAAAACCCAACAGAGCTGTGAGGAA
Proteins encoded:
- the LIN54 gene encoding protein lin-54 homolog isoform X4, coding for MLVELAPDQLSRRRTIMEVVPAEIAKKPRTPTSGPVITKLIFAKPINSKAVTGQTTQVSPPVIAGRVLSQSTPGTPSKTITISESGVIGSTLNSTTQTPNKIAISPLKSPNKAVKSTVQTITVGGVSTSQFKTIIPLATAPNVQQIQVPGSKFHYVRLVTATTASSSTQPVSQNPSTNTQPLQQAKPVVVNTTPVRMSVPLVSAQTVKQVVPKPINPTSQIVTTSQPQQRLIMPATPLPQIQPNLTNLPPGTVLAPAPGTGNVGYAVLPAQYVTQLQQSSYVSIASNSNLTGTPGIQTQARLPFNGIIPSESASRPRKPCNCTKSLCLKLYCDCFANGEFCNNCNCTNCYNNLEHENERQKAIKACLDRNPEAFKPKIGKGKEGESDRRHSKGCNCKRSGCLKNYCECYEAKIMCSSICKCIGCKNFEESPERKTLMHLADAAEVRVQQQTAAKTKLSSQISDLLTRPAPALNSGGGKLPFTFVTKEVAEATCNCLLAQAEQADKKGKSKAAAERMILEEFGRCLMSVINSAGKAKSDPCAMNC
- the LIN54 gene encoding protein lin-54 homolog isoform X5; translation: MEVVPAEIAKKPRTPTSGPVITKLIFAKPINSKAVTGQTTQVSPPVIAGRVLSQSTPGTPSKTITISESGVIGSTLNSTTQTPNKIAISPLKSPNKAVKSTVQTITVGGVSTSQFKTIIPLATAPNVQQIQVPGSKFHYVRLVTATTASSSTQPVSQNPSTNTQPLQQAKPVVVNTTPVRMSVPLVSAQTVKQVVPKPINPTSQIVTTSQPQQRLIMPATPLPQIQPNLTNLPPGTVLAPAPGTGNVGYAVLPAQYVTQLQQSSYVSIASNSNLTGTPGIQTQARLPFNGIIPSESASRPRKPCNCTKSLCLKLYCDCFANGEFCNNCNCTNCYNNLEHENERQKAIKACLDRNPEAFKPKIGKGKEGESDRRHSKGCNCKRSGCLKNYCECYEAKIMCSSICKCIGCKNFEESPERKTLMHLADAAEVRVQQQTAAKTKLSSQISDLLTRPAPALNSGGGKLPFTFVTKEVAEATCNCLLAQAEQADKKGKSKAAAERMILEEFGRCLMSVINSAGKAKSDPCAMNC
- the LIN54 gene encoding protein lin-54 homolog isoform X3, which codes for MLVELAPDQLSRRRTIMEVVPAEVNSLLPEEIMDTGITLVDDDSIEAVIVSSPIPMETELEEIVNINSTGDSAATPISTEPITVHSNHTTRVAVNTTVTKADSNTTVKPAFPSGLQKLGAQTPVTISANQIILNKVSQTSDLKLGNQTLKPDGQKLILTTLGKSGSPIVLALPHSQPQAQKVTTQAQSGDAKLPPQQIKVVTIGGRPEVKPVIGVSALTPGSQLLNTTTQPSVLQTQQLKTVQIAKKPRTPTSGPVITKLIFAKPINSKAVTGQTTQVSPPVIAAKPVVVNTTPVRMSVPLVSAQTVKQVVPKPINPTSQIVTTSQPQQRLIMPATPLPQIQPNLTNLPPGTVLAPAPGTGNVGYAVLPAQYVTQLQQSSYVSIASNSNLTGTPGIQTQARLPFNGIIPSESASRPRKPCNCTKSLCLKLYCDCFANGEFCNNCNCTNCYNNLEHENERQKAIKACLDRNPEAFKPKIGKGKEGESDRRHSKGCNCKRSGCLKNYCECYEAKIMCSSICKCIGCKNFEESPERKTLMHLADAAEVRVQQQTAAKTKLSSQISDLLTRPAPALNSGGGKLPFTFVTKEVAEATCNCLLAQAEQADKKGKSKAAAERMILEEFGRCLMSVINSAGKAKSDPCAMNC